A stretch of Candidatus Poribacteria bacterium DNA encodes these proteins:
- the lon gene encoding endopeptidase La, with translation MKTKTKEKENESENTIDQEEEEELTQELPILPLDDLVVFPYMPPVPPFPPHHVALSGKMATTAIEDAMEADRVLCIFRPKKELSKEDIKKIKSDDLSPVGSLIHILRYKTDDEDVLFLAHGRERVQIEKILHTEPFVKARVNVIGSDETDSVIPADSETDLEVEALVRSNDEMFQRIVQMSSRYQEEYGSITKTMLDEPGRLADYIAAVLDLKAHDKQRILEAVSVPERLNMLAVILAKELDLHELESKIQNNAQAVINKGQREYYLREQLKAIQTELGEADDLGLEIDEMREQLGETEMPEKAKQAAEKELKRLAKMQSFSPESTVSRNYLDWLLNVPWAMSTEDSLDLAAAKEILDEDHYDLEKIKERILEYLAVRMLKSDMKGPIFCFVGPPGVGKTSLGKSIARAMNRKFVRISLGGMHDEAEIRGHRRTYIGSMPGRIIKGIRQAESNNPVFMLDEIDKLGSDFRGDPASALLEVLDPEQNHSFTDNYLDVPFDLSKVMFVTTANQLHTIPPPLRDRMETIELLGYTTNEKRIIAKQYLIPRQLTANGLKDDLIRIRDTAIDKVISAYTREAGVRNLERELGTLCRKVARRVAEGKTEPTIIATRDIQRYLGPAKFDSEIAGRKADIGVATGLSVTPAGGEILFIEAATTKKTNAHNQLRITGQIGDVMQESVQAALSYVKSQSDALQFNPGVLEDDIHVHVPAGAIPKDGPSAGITIATALASIATRQRISPEIAMTGELTLRGRVLPIGGVKEKILAAKQAGIKKVILPEGNKKHFIEVPKDIQKGVEFLFVEHVTEVFTEVFT, from the coding sequence ATGAAAACCAAAACAAAAGAAAAAGAAAACGAGTCTGAAAATACCATCGATCAGGAAGAAGAAGAAGAACTTACACAAGAACTTCCGATTCTGCCACTGGACGATCTTGTGGTTTTTCCGTATATGCCGCCAGTGCCGCCGTTTCCACCCCATCACGTCGCGCTCTCTGGGAAGATGGCGACTACGGCTATTGAAGATGCGATGGAGGCTGATAGGGTGCTTTGCATCTTTCGGCCAAAAAAGGAACTCTCCAAGGAAGATATCAAGAAAATTAAATCAGATGATCTCAGTCCTGTCGGGAGTCTCATCCATATTCTGCGCTACAAGACTGATGATGAGGATGTATTGTTCCTCGCCCATGGACGAGAACGCGTACAAATTGAGAAGATCTTGCACACCGAACCCTTCGTCAAGGCACGAGTCAACGTCATTGGAAGCGATGAAACAGATTCGGTGATTCCCGCTGACTCAGAGACGGACTTGGAGGTTGAGGCACTTGTGCGCAGCAACGATGAAATGTTTCAGCGTATCGTTCAGATGTCTTCGCGCTACCAAGAGGAATACGGCAGTATAACCAAAACTATGCTTGATGAACCAGGGCGCCTTGCCGACTACATCGCTGCTGTATTGGATTTAAAGGCACACGATAAGCAGCGCATTTTAGAAGCGGTATCTGTCCCTGAACGGTTAAATATGCTTGCAGTTATTCTCGCAAAAGAACTTGACTTGCACGAATTAGAAAGCAAAATTCAAAATAATGCTCAAGCCGTTATTAATAAAGGACAGCGCGAATACTACCTCCGAGAACAACTTAAAGCTATTCAGACCGAACTTGGTGAAGCCGATGACTTAGGACTTGAAATTGATGAAATGCGAGAGCAGCTCGGCGAAACCGAGATGCCCGAAAAAGCGAAACAGGCAGCCGAAAAAGAACTCAAACGGCTTGCTAAAATGCAGTCTTTCTCGCCGGAATCAACGGTTTCTCGGAATTACTTAGATTGGTTGCTCAACGTTCCTTGGGCTATGAGTACCGAGGATTCATTAGATCTTGCTGCCGCAAAAGAGATACTTGATGAAGATCACTACGATCTCGAAAAAATCAAAGAACGGATCTTAGAGTATCTCGCTGTGCGGATGCTTAAATCGGATATGAAGGGCCCCATCTTCTGTTTCGTTGGACCGCCCGGAGTCGGAAAAACATCACTCGGTAAATCTATCGCTCGCGCAATGAACAGAAAATTTGTACGTATCTCATTGGGCGGCATGCACGATGAAGCCGAAATCCGTGGACACCGACGTACTTATATCGGATCGATGCCAGGGCGAATCATCAAAGGAATTCGCCAAGCCGAATCGAATAATCCTGTCTTTATGCTTGATGAAATTGATAAACTCGGATCCGATTTTCGGGGCGACCCGGCTTCCGCGCTTTTGGAAGTCCTTGACCCAGAACAGAATCACTCATTCACGGATAATTACCTTGATGTCCCCTTTGATCTCTCGAAGGTGATGTTTGTCACAACGGCGAATCAACTGCATACGATTCCACCGCCGCTGCGCGACCGGATGGAAACAATAGAACTGCTCGGTTATACCACCAACGAGAAACGGATTATTGCCAAGCAGTACCTAATTCCGCGCCAGTTGACTGCAAATGGGCTGAAAGACGATTTGATTCGCATTAGGGATACTGCCATTGATAAAGTAATTAGTGCGTATACCCGCGAAGCGGGGGTCCGAAATTTGGAGCGCGAACTCGGGACGCTTTGTCGGAAAGTCGCTCGCCGTGTTGCTGAAGGAAAAACCGAACCGACAATTATTGCAACAAGGGATATACAACGCTATTTGGGACCTGCGAAATTTGATTCTGAGATCGCCGGACGTAAAGCTGACATCGGGGTCGCAACCGGACTATCTGTTACGCCTGCTGGCGGTGAAATCCTTTTTATTGAGGCAGCTACCACCAAAAAAACAAATGCACATAACCAACTACGCATCACTGGACAGATCGGCGATGTCATGCAGGAATCCGTACAAGCCGCGCTCAGTTATGTTAAATCTCAATCCGACGCACTTCAATTTAACCCGGGCGTATTAGAAGACGATATTCATGTACATGTGCCTGCGGGGGCAATTCCGAAGGATGGACCCTCGGCAGGTATCACTATTGCGACTGCCCTCGCCTCTATTGCCACTCGGCAACGGATTAGTCCTGAGATCGCTATGACGGGTGAACTCACCCTCAGAGGCAGAGTTTTACCTATTGGTGGCGTGAAGGAAAAAATACTGGCGGCGAAGCAGGCAGGCATTAAGAAAGTCATCTTGCCAGAAGGCAACAAAAAACATTTCATTGAAGTTCCGAAAGACATTCAAAAAGGTGTTGAATTTCTGTTTGTAGAACATGTAACCGAAGTTTTCACGGAGGTATTCACATGA
- a CDS encoding Uma2 family endonuclease — translation MAASAAQTRLTPEEYIAFERKFLPGADIIRHEYINGELIAMSGASRAHNLITMNVSAALHSRLKDSECETYANDMRVSTPITTSYFYPDVVVVCEEPRFEDEVFDILLNPIILVEVLSPSTEVYDRREKFAHYRQLPSLQEYVLVAQDKVRVEHYCRQEEQGTVPATGKDWIFTDFQELEEILPLTSIQCELPLQEIYERITLPD, via the coding sequence ATGGCAGCTTCCGCAGCACAAACACGTCTCACACCCGAAGAATACATCGCTTTTGAACGCAAATTTCTTCCAGGCGCTGACATAATCAGACACGAGTACATAAACGGCGAGTTAATTGCGATGTCCGGTGCCAGTCGCGCCCATAATCTCATTACTATGAACGTATCTGCTGCACTCCATTCACGTCTGAAAGACAGCGAATGTGAAACCTACGCGAACGATATGCGCGTGAGCACACCTATCACAACCTCCTACTTCTACCCAGATGTCGTTGTCGTTTGTGAAGAACCGCGCTTTGAAGATGAGGTCTTTGACATACTTCTCAACCCCATTATCTTGGTAGAGGTGCTCTCACCTTCAACTGAAGTTTATGATCGACGCGAAAAATTCGCGCACTACCGACAACTCCCATCATTGCAGGAATACGTCCTCGTCGCCCAAGACAAGGTTCGTGTCGAACATTACTGCCGCCAAGAGGAACAGGGAACCGTACCTGCTACTGGAAAGGACTGGATCTTCACCGATTTCCAAGAACTTGAAGAAATTTTGCCACTCACCTCCATCCAATGCGAACTACCTTTGCAGGAAATCTACGAACGCATCACATTGCCTGATTAG
- a CDS encoding CapA family protein — protein sequence MIFRYIENTFWRSLQAKTCHIKGRSLQAKTCHIKGRSLQAKTCHIKGRSLQAKTCHIKGRSLQAKTCFTKNSLRCQKFQLCLLIISLFGILHANGALTDTFASETVSDDEISILAVGDITISSRMTPLIERDGAGVFFHGTASLIQSADIATASLNASISERGEPRHGIENPFRSAPGLGRALANAGFDAVSLATPHIMDFGFEALEDTITELEWYNVKPIGAGTDAKTAKRPAWVPISVRATEPAQVALLAYYRVNAFAVYTEDPIAYAVYSEMTQAVKQAQTEAALVIVWLHWGSQGRSADEAIGRQRIFAHALIDVGADVVLCQQLHTFGGIELYQGKPIIYSLSDFIYDTYDKHHSRIVIPKATFKAGTLKSIELIPILTDPPKTSVRPAKPVESSEKSEVKNQFPSILTGAAAIETLQDYQRRCAELKTEVLIENERGWIR from the coding sequence ATGATATTTAGATACATTGAAAACACCTTTTGGCGCAGCTTGCAAGCCAAAACTTGCCATATAAAAGGGCGCAGCTTGCAAGCCAAAACTTGCCATATAAAAGGGCGCAGCTTGCAAGCCAAAACTTGCCATATAAAAGGGCGCAGCTTGCAAGCCAAAACTTGCCATATAAAAGGGCGCAGCTTGCAAGCCAAAACTTGCTTTACAAAAAATAGCCTACGATGCCAGAAGTTTCAATTGTGCCTTCTGATCATTAGTCTCTTCGGTATACTACACGCTAACGGGGCATTGACTGATACCTTCGCAAGTGAAACGGTTTCTGATGATGAAATTTCTATTCTGGCTGTCGGTGATATTACGATCAGTAGCCGTATGACACCGTTGATTGAAAGGGATGGTGCCGGTGTATTTTTTCACGGAACCGCCTCCTTGATTCAGTCCGCGGATATTGCGACGGCTTCGTTGAACGCGAGTATCTCGGAGCGCGGAGAACCGCGACACGGGATTGAAAATCCTTTTCGTTCAGCACCAGGACTCGGAAGAGCCCTCGCGAATGCAGGATTTGACGCTGTCTCCTTAGCGACACCGCATATAATGGATTTCGGCTTTGAAGCGTTAGAAGATACCATCACTGAACTGGAGTGGTATAATGTTAAACCGATCGGTGCTGGAACAGATGCTAAGACAGCGAAACGTCCGGCATGGGTGCCAATCAGTGTACGCGCAACTGAACCGGCGCAGGTCGCGTTGCTGGCATATTATCGGGTGAATGCGTTCGCCGTGTATACCGAGGACCCGATCGCTTACGCCGTTTATAGTGAGATGACGCAAGCCGTCAAGCAAGCACAGACGGAAGCCGCGCTCGTGATTGTTTGGCTACATTGGGGCAGCCAAGGGCGTTCAGCAGACGAGGCTATCGGGCGACAGCGAATTTTCGCACACGCACTCATTGACGTAGGCGCAGACGTGGTACTATGCCAACAGTTACATACCTTTGGCGGTATTGAGTTATATCAGGGAAAACCGATTATCTACAGTCTTTCAGATTTTATCTATGATACTTATGATAAACACCACTCGCGTATAGTGATCCCAAAAGCAACGTTTAAGGCGGGGACTTTGAAATCTATTGAGTTAATCCCAATTTTGACGGATCCGCCTAAAACATCAGTACGTCCCGCCAAACCTGTGGAGTCTTCAGAAAAATCCGAAGTTAAAAATCAGTTTCCCAGCATCCTCACAGGAGCGGCAGCAATAGAAACTTTGCAGGACTACCAGCGGCGCTGCGCAGAACTGAAAACGGAGGTGCTCATAGAGAACGAACGCGGATGGATTCGATAG
- a CDS encoding DUF1553 domain-containing protein — MRHLLRIIVQGPRTVHIIPRFATLAIVFLVTVPFAAQADTTDSANPVSAATLPETIKDADANATESSVKFLKDIAPILDKQGCSAGMCHGKFGGQGGLNLSLLTLNPESDHEPIVHHNRGRRINLLEPDQSLFYLKPTGQIPHEGGLRFDPNSDEGLTILRWIKAGAPFSDDEPRLRKLAIEPSSFVLSDVGQTSQLKVLAHFSDGSVEDVTEKAVYESKDAPVAEVSPTGEVTSVRWGGTAIIARFLGVVDAAFVTIPRASDINLATQDPEFTPNNFIDEFVLAKLKKLNIRPSTLTTDDAFIRRIYLDTIGRLPTSDEVKAFLADASPDKRSTLIDALLDAPEWVNLRTLKLADMLRIHPRQLGNGAFGERGATLFHEWVQDAVAENRPYDAFVRELITARGSTYQHGPTNYYRIERQPAGRAETTAQVFLGIRLSCARCHKHPFDQWTTDDYWNFAAFTGKVRIQGGELYNEQVISYNPRGRVINQSVQGNRGEVALPTFLGGESLAPNYQGDVLQVLADWMTSSTNPYFAKATVNRIWSHYFGTGIVNPVDDMRATTPPSVEGLLEALAADFVQSGFDTKHVIRRILNSRTYQLSAEPNETNQLDDRFFSRFYPRPMMAQVLLDVLNDVTETGEKYGRYPMGTRSVALPLPVSSRFLSLYGRSGREFLGDLDPKLEPTLTQALHMINSSYIHKKLRSSGGVLTRLIKEKSDNRELITELYLTTLNRFPSDQEVETAETYIAESPKRRAGCEDLLWALISSRAFIFVQ; from the coding sequence ATGAGACACTTATTGAGAATCATCGTGCAAGGACCACGTACCGTGCACATAATTCCTCGGTTTGCTACACTCGCTATTGTGTTTCTGGTAACTGTGCCATTTGCTGCACAAGCAGACACGACTGATAGCGCAAACCCTGTGTCCGCAGCTACATTGCCTGAGACTATTAAAGATGCTGACGCTAATGCTACAGAATCATCTGTTAAGTTTTTGAAAGATATCGCGCCTATCCTTGACAAACAAGGGTGTTCAGCGGGGATGTGCCACGGGAAATTTGGCGGACAGGGCGGATTAAATCTCTCGCTGTTGACCTTAAACCCGGAATCAGATCACGAACCGATTGTTCACCACAATCGTGGGAGACGGATCAACTTGCTTGAGCCTGATCAGAGTCTCTTTTATCTTAAACCCACTGGACAGATCCCGCATGAAGGGGGCTTGCGCTTTGATCCGAACTCAGATGAAGGGTTAACTATTTTACGGTGGATCAAAGCAGGCGCACCTTTTTCCGACGACGAACCACGTCTGAGGAAACTTGCAATTGAACCGAGTAGTTTTGTCCTGTCCGATGTCGGGCAAACTTCACAACTGAAGGTCCTCGCCCATTTTTCCGACGGATCCGTTGAAGATGTAACCGAAAAAGCCGTCTATGAATCTAAAGATGCACCCGTCGCCGAGGTATCACCTACCGGTGAGGTGACGAGTGTCCGATGGGGCGGAACTGCGATTATTGCACGCTTTTTGGGTGTTGTCGATGCAGCGTTTGTAACAATTCCGCGGGCTTCCGACATAAATCTTGCTACACAAGACCCGGAATTTACGCCCAATAATTTCATTGACGAGTTTGTACTTGCTAAACTCAAAAAGTTGAATATCCGGCCTTCTACATTGACAACTGATGATGCCTTTATCCGCAGGATCTATTTGGATACCATCGGGCGGCTTCCGACCTCAGACGAGGTGAAAGCATTCCTCGCAGATGCCAGTCCTGATAAGCGCTCGACCCTCATTGATGCACTTCTTGACGCGCCGGAATGGGTTAATCTGCGCACGCTGAAATTAGCGGATATGTTGCGTATTCACCCTCGGCAGTTAGGAAATGGCGCATTCGGAGAACGCGGGGCGACACTTTTCCATGAATGGGTGCAGGATGCGGTGGCCGAAAACAGACCTTACGACGCGTTCGTCCGAGAACTCATCACGGCGCGCGGCAGCACTTATCAACACGGGCCTACAAACTACTATCGCATTGAGCGGCAACCCGCCGGTAGAGCTGAGACAACTGCACAGGTGTTTCTCGGCATCCGTCTGAGTTGTGCAAGGTGCCATAAACATCCGTTTGACCAGTGGACGACTGATGACTATTGGAATTTCGCTGCCTTCACTGGAAAGGTCAGAATCCAGGGGGGTGAACTCTACAACGAACAGGTCATCTCCTATAACCCAAGGGGACGTGTTATTAACCAATCTGTACAAGGCAATCGCGGTGAAGTCGCACTTCCGACGTTCCTCGGTGGTGAATCGCTTGCTCCGAATTATCAGGGCGATGTCCTGCAAGTACTCGCAGATTGGATGACCTCCTCGACGAACCCGTACTTCGCCAAAGCAACTGTCAATCGCATCTGGAGCCACTACTTCGGTACAGGTATCGTCAATCCTGTTGACGATATGCGTGCTACAACGCCACCAAGCGTTGAGGGACTTCTCGAAGCATTGGCAGCCGACTTCGTACAAAGCGGATTTGATACCAAACACGTCATTAGACGGATACTCAATTCGCGTACATACCAACTTTCTGCAGAACCGAATGAGACAAACCAGTTGGATGACCGCTTTTTCTCACGCTTCTATCCGCGGCCGATGATGGCACAGGTCTTGCTCGATGTTTTAAATGACGTTACAGAGACAGGCGAAAAATATGGACGATATCCGATGGGTACGCGTTCTGTGGCACTGCCACTGCCGGTGAGTTCACGCTTCTTATCGCTCTATGGACGTTCTGGGAGAGAGTTCCTCGGTGATTTGGACCCGAAACTCGAACCGACGCTAACACAAGCACTCCACATGATCAATTCCAGTTATATCCATAAAAAATTGAGGAGCTCCGGCGGCGTACTCACCCGTTTGATAAAGGAGAAATCTGACAATCGCGAGCTCATTACCGAGTTGTATCTCACTACGTTAAACCGCTTTCCCTCTGATCAAGAGGTTGAAACCGCTGAAACTTATATCGCTGAGAGCCCGAAACGCCGCGCAGGATGTGAAGATCTCCTGTGGGCACTCATCTCATCGCGGGCATTTATCTTTGTCCAATAG
- the fumC gene encoding class II fumarate hydratase has product MRTETDSMGTLQVPSDRYWGAQTQRALQNFKIGDERLPRAAIWALGTIKQAVAAVNADLGLLETQLAEAISTAAQEVIDGTLDDHFPLRIWQTGSGTQTNMNVNEVIANRAIEMLGGEMGSKHPIHPNDHVNKSQSTNDVFPTSIHLAMVRQIQGHLLPRLGALQAAFAEKVAEFAEIVKIGRTHLMDATPLTLGQEFSAYTQQLTAAEQRITASLPHLCELPIGGTAVGTGLNTHPDYTARVVARLSETTGYELRRAPNAFEALACRDAVVNASGTLKTLAVALFKIANDIRWLASGPRCGLGELQLPEMEPGSSIMPGKVNPTQCEAVTMVCAQVMGNDTTLAFAGANGALQLNVFMPVMAYNALQSIQLLGDACESFRVNCVEGIVPNNEAIGRHLSESLMLVTALTPHIGYDTAAKVAQHAHEQGCTLREAAIAMEVLTGEAFDELVVPGDMTRPNLG; this is encoded by the coding sequence ATGAGAACTGAAACAGATAGTATGGGGACGCTTCAGGTCCCCTCTGACCGTTACTGGGGGGCACAGACACAACGTGCACTCCAGAATTTTAAGATCGGCGATGAACGCCTCCCACGCGCCGCGATATGGGCACTCGGAACCATCAAACAGGCAGTCGCAGCGGTTAATGCTGACCTCGGTTTGCTTGAAACCCAACTGGCAGAAGCGATCAGCACTGCAGCACAAGAGGTTATTGATGGCACGCTGGACGATCATTTCCCACTCCGTATCTGGCAGACAGGCAGTGGCACACAGACAAATATGAATGTGAATGAAGTCATCGCGAACCGGGCAATTGAGATGCTCGGTGGCGAGATGGGCAGCAAGCATCCCATCCATCCGAACGATCACGTTAACAAGTCCCAATCGACAAACGATGTCTTTCCGACATCTATCCACTTGGCAATGGTCCGGCAGATTCAGGGACATCTGTTGCCGCGCTTGGGTGCCCTGCAGGCAGCCTTTGCTGAAAAGGTAGCCGAGTTTGCAGAGATTGTCAAGATTGGAAGAACACACCTAATGGATGCGACCCCGCTTACACTTGGGCAGGAATTTAGTGCATACACGCAACAACTGACCGCCGCCGAACAGCGCATTACGGCTTCGCTGCCACATCTCTGCGAACTCCCGATCGGTGGCACGGCTGTTGGTACCGGGTTGAATACACACCCTGATTACACTGCACGGGTCGTCGCACGGCTTTCGGAGACAACGGGTTATGAACTCCGACGCGCACCCAACGCGTTTGAGGCACTTGCTTGCCGGGATGCGGTTGTTAATGCGAGCGGTACCTTGAAAACGTTGGCAGTTGCGCTGTTCAAGATCGCGAACGACATCCGATGGCTCGCTTCGGGCCCGCGGTGCGGCCTCGGTGAACTGCAGCTCCCTGAAATGGAACCCGGTAGTTCTATTATGCCGGGGAAGGTGAATCCGACACAGTGTGAAGCTGTTACGATGGTGTGTGCGCAGGTGATGGGAAACGACACGACGTTGGCGTTTGCTGGTGCGAATGGTGCATTGCAACTGAACGTATTTATGCCTGTGATGGCGTATAACGCTTTGCAGTCTATACAACTTCTTGGAGATGCGTGTGAATCTTTCCGTGTTAACTGCGTAGAAGGTATCGTGCCGAATAACGAAGCCATCGGGCGACACCTTTCGGAATCGCTAATGCTTGTGACAGCATTGACACCGCACATCGGTTACGATACGGCAGCGAAAGTGGCACAACACGCGCATGAACAGGGGTGTACGCTCCGCGAGGCTGCGATTGCGATGGAAGTTTTGACAGGAGAGGCTTTTGACGAATTGGTTGTACCGGGGGATATGACGCGACCGAATTTGGGGTAA
- a CDS encoding tetratricopeptide repeat protein has translation MPTEAELYDAALSHFAENDLEAAVNAFKELIDTYPDYIEGYLGLGHAYERLSLYDEAIDAVEKAIAINPKDPLAYTSLSICYQRKGMIQEAEDAMAKSQQLQMESSVSS, from the coding sequence ATGCCAACCGAAGCAGAACTTTACGATGCCGCGCTCAGCCATTTCGCAGAAAACGACCTTGAGGCGGCTGTCAATGCTTTCAAAGAGTTAATTGACACTTATCCAGACTATATTGAAGGATACCTTGGGTTGGGGCATGCTTATGAACGTCTCAGTCTCTACGATGAAGCCATTGATGCTGTTGAGAAAGCAATTGCTATCAACCCGAAGGATCCGCTTGCATACACCAGTTTATCTATCTGTTACCAACGCAAAGGGATGATCCAAGAAGCAGAAGATGCGATGGCGAAGTCGCAGCAGCTGCAGATGGAATCATCCGTTTCATCTTAG
- a CDS encoding class II aldolase/adducin family protein has protein sequence MDSTLANPYLINVLSAPPPQTYRYERWRERGYHPDLYPISPDSESGTLIGQMGWVGAHAHAHDYLWATAGNMGAILTEPVDDACLISYDAAPRYQLPPQIIVKGLAGKHVLLTKSGSRLDMIGIEHPALNLTLIEVEADGTHYRMRFGTPDQATLDRAQNSITPPAPTSEMFHYLLIFEQLAEHGFNALVHLQPKFLNLISRTEHGAPDKFYDFLRGYEPETPIIYDPSGGIGFVEERAPGIPELSYESLRLFQNGGNPARHILYWVGHGTFSRGSDILDAYKHAEYFEAAARMAWEANQQRVDAQAYTEEIVSCILREFNANREASSKSDDSFQDADASVQSDNVYNYP, from the coding sequence GTGGATTCAACATTAGCCAATCCGTACCTCATAAATGTTCTAAGCGCACCACCGCCACAAACGTATCGTTACGAACGTTGGCGAGAACGGGGGTACCATCCCGACTTATATCCTATTTCGCCTGACAGCGAAAGTGGGACTTTAATAGGACAGATGGGGTGGGTAGGTGCGCATGCACACGCGCACGACTATTTATGGGCGACTGCGGGTAATATGGGCGCAATTTTAACCGAACCCGTTGACGATGCGTGTCTCATCTCCTATGATGCAGCACCGCGTTACCAATTACCCCCGCAGATTATTGTGAAGGGATTAGCAGGAAAACACGTCCTACTCACAAAATCGGGTTCACGTTTGGACATGATTGGCATTGAGCATCCAGCACTTAATTTGACGCTTATAGAGGTGGAAGCAGATGGCACGCATTATCGCATGCGGTTCGGTACGCCAGATCAGGCGACCTTGGATCGCGCACAAAACAGCATTACACCGCCAGCACCGACAAGTGAGATGTTCCATTATCTTCTCATTTTTGAGCAGTTAGCGGAACACGGATTTAATGCGCTCGTCCATCTACAACCGAAGTTCTTGAACCTAATTTCTCGCACAGAACACGGGGCACCCGATAAATTTTACGATTTTCTCAGAGGATACGAGCCGGAAACACCTATCATATATGATCCATCTGGCGGTATCGGATTCGTCGAGGAACGCGCCCCAGGGATCCCAGAACTCTCTTATGAGAGTTTACGGCTCTTCCAGAATGGCGGCAATCCGGCGCGGCATATTCTCTATTGGGTAGGACACGGAACCTTTTCACGCGGCAGTGATATCCTTGATGCTTACAAACATGCCGAGTACTTTGAAGCCGCAGCACGCATGGCGTGGGAGGCAAATCAGCAACGTGTTGACGCTCAGGCGTACACAGAAGAAATCGTCAGTTGTATCTTGCGCGAATTCAACGCCAACCGCGAGGCATCTTCTAAATCGGATGATAGTTTTCAGGATGCCGATGCCTCGGTACAGTCTGATAATGTCTATAATTATCCTTAA
- a CDS encoding M14 family metallocarboxypeptidase encodes MRDYTQITKRLKNLEVPIERIGTAHNYPIHQIRLTSSAPKPQQVLITGGMHGDEPAGVEAVLQFLARDNTTLLKSFSFLVIPCINPYGYIHDARETHDGIDINRSFETDDIAEVAIVKKALGQTQFSFAIDFHEDYDATGFYLYEGKRDEQYIGPTLAAAAKAIGPIDPEDPGEDAPDLAEGIYKVATSWGTQGLTPYLLHFHSEHVIISETPTAWHLEQRVALHLTILDTALDMISEMNQN; translated from the coding sequence TTGCGCGATTATACTCAAATCACGAAACGTCTAAAAAATTTGGAAGTGCCAATAGAACGCATCGGTACGGCTCACAATTATCCGATACATCAGATTCGTCTAACATCGTCCGCACCTAAACCACAACAGGTGCTCATCACTGGTGGTATGCATGGCGATGAACCCGCAGGTGTTGAAGCAGTCTTACAGTTTCTCGCGCGCGACAACACCACGCTCCTGAAAAGCTTCTCGTTTTTAGTGATCCCGTGCATTAATCCCTATGGCTATATTCATGACGCGCGTGAGACACATGACGGCATAGACATCAACCGATCTTTTGAAACAGATGATATTGCCGAGGTCGCTATCGTCAAAAAGGCACTCGGACAAACCCAATTCTCGTTCGCTATAGATTTCCATGAAGACTACGACGCAACCGGATTTTACCTCTATGAGGGCAAGCGTGACGAGCAGTACATCGGACCCACACTCGCCGCCGCTGCCAAAGCAATCGGCCCAATAGACCCAGAAGACCCGGGCGAGGATGCACCGGATCTTGCCGAAGGCATCTACAAAGTTGCAACCTCATGGGGAACGCAAGGGTTAACACCTTATCTGTTGCATTTTCATAGTGAACATGTTATCATTTCTGAAACGCCGACAGCCTGGCATCTTGAACAACGCGTCGCACTCCACCTAACGATACTGGATACCGCACTTGACATGATTTCAGAGATGAATCAAAATTAA